One window of Camelina sativa cultivar DH55 chromosome 4, Cs, whole genome shotgun sequence genomic DNA carries:
- the LOC104780996 gene encoding uncharacterized protein LOC104780996 isoform X1 has translation MAADLDDCSVSEQESSSSLSPPLPPPRSPSNQPEFWMRVEEATREIIEQVHPTHVAEDRRKNVIMFVQNLLGMKLGCEVHSFGSVPLKTYLPDGDIDLTAFGGHLLEEDLAAKVFSVLEREERTGTTDFVVKDVQLIRAEVKLVKCLVQNIVVDISFNQIGGICTLCFLERTDHLIAKDHLFKRSIILIKAWCYYESRILGAFHGLISTYALETLVLYIFHLFHSSLNGPLAVLYKFLDYFSKFDWDNYCISLNGPVCLSSLPEIVVETPENGGEDLLLTSEFLKECMEMFSVPSRGFETNPRVFPSKYLNIVDPLKENNNLGRSVSKGNFYRIRSAFTYGARKLGQIILQSEENISSELRKFFSNMLHRHGRGQRPDVLDAVPLVRYNRYRAISPASTVNHSQEGQVVDESESSSSSGAAGNGRHDQENSLYAGVSTTSTTGHDLSRSPGETAPLVSEERFAGDAKDLATLRIQKLEISVDSVKPPCLSDKESVSPLNGKHHSLHQMRNGEVLNGNGVGKQHVGHEDMHLHNSGHCVSGTRNRLSDLSGDYESQLTSLRFGRFWFECVQNGLFFPVSPPGLSQGPNNNSWDVIRHAVPYRQNGPPSVNTNGVAPRQVFFHVNPQMIPGTGFGMEELPKPRGTGTYFPNAHHYRDRPFSPRARMSHQVRSPRNNGRGMLHAHSEMNFPDRNTRERQLHHPNQTNGSCDMSQPDSLESIPDTNGSANHPYEKAPDFRPTEPLPVEVVSPPEGSKQRDSIGGHHNRRPKSIPSPPQEDRVTPTQSYHLTDDHEFPPL, from the exons GTGCATTCTTTTGGATCAGTCCCCTTGAAAACGTATCTTCCTGATGGAGACATTGATCTCACAGCTTTTGGTGGACATTTACTCGAGGAAGACCTGGCGGCTAAAGTTTTCTCTGTACTTGAGAGGGAAGAACGTACTGGGACTACCGATTTTGTGGTCAAGGATGTGCAGTTAATTCGGGCTGAG GTTAAGCTTGTTAAATGTTTGGTGCAAAACATCGTGGTTGATATCTCTTTCAATCAGATTGGTGGGATATGTACGCTGTGCTTTCTCGAGAGG ACTGATCACCTCATTGCAAAGGACCATCTTTTCAAGCGAAGTATCATACTCATCAAAGCTTGGTGCTACTATGAGAGCCGTATTCTCGGGGCTTTCCATGGATTGATATCAACATATGCTTTGGAGACGTTGGTCTTATATATCTTCCATCTCTTCCACTCATCATTGAATGGTCCACTAGCA GTTCTATACAAATTTTTGGACTACTTCAGCAAGTTCGACTGGGATAACTATTGCATTAGCCTGAATGGTCCCGTCTGCCTTTCCTCTTTACCAGAAATTGTTG TTGAGACTCCGGAAAATGGAGGGGAAGATCTTCTGCTGACCAGTGAGTTCCTTAAGGAATGTATGGAGATGTTCTCTGTACCTTCACGAGGATTTGAGACAAACCCTCGTGTGTTTCCATCAAAGTATCTTAATATAGTCGATCCgcttaaagaaaataacaatctTGGACGCAGCGTTAGCAAAG GTAACTTTTATCGTATACGAAGTGCATTCACATATGGTGCTCGGAAGCTTGGGCAAATCATTTTGCAGTCAGAAGAAAACATAAGTTCTGAGCTTCGTAAGTTCTTCTCTAACATGCTACATAGGCATGGGAGGGGCCAGAGGCCCGATGTCCTTGATGCTGTTCCATTGGTAAGGTACAACAGGTACCGTGCTATATCGCCAGCTTCAACTGTCAACCATTCCCAAGAAGGCCAAGTGGTTGATGAATCAGAGTCCTCCAGTTCATCTGGTGCTGCTGGAAATGGTAGACATGACCAAGAAAACTCGTTGTATGCAGGAGTAAGTACAACGAGTACAACTGGACATGATTTAAGCAGATCACCTGGTGAAACAGCCCCATTAGTTTCAGAGGAACGATTTGCAGGAGACGCAAAAGACTTGGCTACTTTGAGGATCCAAAAGCTTGAGATTTCTGTTGATTCAGTGAAACCTCCGTGCCTTAGTGATAAGGAAAGTGTCTCTCCTTTAAATGGTAAGCACCATTCTCTTCATCAGATGAGAAATGGAGAGGTTTTAAATGGTAACGGGGTGGGTAAACAGCATGTTGGTCATGAAGACATGCATCTCCATAACTCGGGTCATTGTGTTTCTGGCACTCGGAATAGGCTGTCTGACCTCTCAGGCGATTACGAAAGTCAGCTTACCAGTTTGCGATTTGGGCGTTTTTGGTTTGAGTGTGTCCAAAATGGTCTTTTCTTTCCAGTATCACCTCCTGGGCTGTCTCAGGGGCCAAACAACAATTCATGGGATGTAATTCGGCATGCTGTGCCATATAGGCAGAATGGGCCTCCTTCAGTAAACACCAATGGAGTTGCTCCGAGACAGGTTTTCTTTCATGTGAACCCTCAGATGATTCCAGGTACTGGTTTTGGTATGGAGGAATTACCTAAGCCAAGAGGAACTGGAACATACTTCCCCAATGCG CACCATTACAGGGATAGACCGTTCTCACCAAGAGCAAGAATGTCACACCAAGTTAGGTCGCCTCGTAACAATGGCCGAGGCATGCTACATGCACACTCAGAAATGAATTTTCCTGACAGAAACACCCGTGAGAGACAGCTTCATCATCCGAACCAAACAAATGGTTCATGTGATATGAGTCAACCTGATTCACTTGAAAGCATTCCTGATACCAATGGCTCTGCGAATCATCCATATGAAAAGGCTCCGGATTTTAGGCCTACGGAGCCTCTACCAGTGGAAGTAGTCAGCCCTCCTGAGGGCAGCAAGCAAAGAGATAGCATTGGAGGTCATCATAATCGGCGTCCCAAATCTATACCCTCCCCTCCACAGGAAGATCG GGTAACGCCTACACAGTCATACCATTTGACGGATGATCATGAGTTCCCTCCTTTGTAG
- the LOC104780996 gene encoding uncharacterized protein LOC104780996 isoform X2, with translation MAADLDDCSVSEQESSSSLSPPLPPPRSPSNQPEFWMRVEEATREIIEQVHPTHVAEDRRKNVIMFVQNLLGMKLGCEVHSFGSVPLKTYLPDGDIDLTAFGGHLLEEDLAAKVFSVLEREERTGTTDFVVKDVQLIRAEVKLVKCLVQNIVVDISFNQIGGICTLCFLERTDHLIAKDHLFKRSIILIKAWCYYESRILGAFHGLISTYALETLVLYIFHLFHSSLNGPLAVLYKFLDYFSKFDWDNYCISLNGPVCLSSLPEIVVETPENGGEDLLLTSEFLKECMEMFSVPSRGFETNPRVFPSKYLNIVDPLKENNNLGRSVSKGNFYRIRSAFTYGARKLGQIILQSEENISSELRKFFSNMLHRHGRGQRPDVLDAVPLVRYNRYRAISPASTVNHSQEGQVVDESESSSSSGAAGNGRHDQENSLYAGVSTTSTTGHDLSRSPGETAPLVSEERFAGDAKDLATLRIQKLEISVDSVKPPCLSDKESVSPLNGKHHSLHQMRNGEVLNGNGVGKQHVGHEDMHLHNSGHCVSGTRNRLSDLSGDYESQLTSLRFGRFWFECVQNGLFFPVSPPGLSQGPNNNSWDVIRHAVPYRQNGPPSVNTNGVAPRQVFFHVNPQMIPGTGFGMEELPKPRGTGTYFPNAHHYRDRPFSPRARMSHQVRSPRNNGRGMLHAHSEMNFPDRNTRERQLHHPNQTNGSCDMSQPDSLESIPDTNGSANHPYEKAPDFRPTEPLPVEVVSPPEGSKQRDSIGGHHNRRPKSIPSPPQEDRNVHVG, from the exons GTGCATTCTTTTGGATCAGTCCCCTTGAAAACGTATCTTCCTGATGGAGACATTGATCTCACAGCTTTTGGTGGACATTTACTCGAGGAAGACCTGGCGGCTAAAGTTTTCTCTGTACTTGAGAGGGAAGAACGTACTGGGACTACCGATTTTGTGGTCAAGGATGTGCAGTTAATTCGGGCTGAG GTTAAGCTTGTTAAATGTTTGGTGCAAAACATCGTGGTTGATATCTCTTTCAATCAGATTGGTGGGATATGTACGCTGTGCTTTCTCGAGAGG ACTGATCACCTCATTGCAAAGGACCATCTTTTCAAGCGAAGTATCATACTCATCAAAGCTTGGTGCTACTATGAGAGCCGTATTCTCGGGGCTTTCCATGGATTGATATCAACATATGCTTTGGAGACGTTGGTCTTATATATCTTCCATCTCTTCCACTCATCATTGAATGGTCCACTAGCA GTTCTATACAAATTTTTGGACTACTTCAGCAAGTTCGACTGGGATAACTATTGCATTAGCCTGAATGGTCCCGTCTGCCTTTCCTCTTTACCAGAAATTGTTG TTGAGACTCCGGAAAATGGAGGGGAAGATCTTCTGCTGACCAGTGAGTTCCTTAAGGAATGTATGGAGATGTTCTCTGTACCTTCACGAGGATTTGAGACAAACCCTCGTGTGTTTCCATCAAAGTATCTTAATATAGTCGATCCgcttaaagaaaataacaatctTGGACGCAGCGTTAGCAAAG GTAACTTTTATCGTATACGAAGTGCATTCACATATGGTGCTCGGAAGCTTGGGCAAATCATTTTGCAGTCAGAAGAAAACATAAGTTCTGAGCTTCGTAAGTTCTTCTCTAACATGCTACATAGGCATGGGAGGGGCCAGAGGCCCGATGTCCTTGATGCTGTTCCATTGGTAAGGTACAACAGGTACCGTGCTATATCGCCAGCTTCAACTGTCAACCATTCCCAAGAAGGCCAAGTGGTTGATGAATCAGAGTCCTCCAGTTCATCTGGTGCTGCTGGAAATGGTAGACATGACCAAGAAAACTCGTTGTATGCAGGAGTAAGTACAACGAGTACAACTGGACATGATTTAAGCAGATCACCTGGTGAAACAGCCCCATTAGTTTCAGAGGAACGATTTGCAGGAGACGCAAAAGACTTGGCTACTTTGAGGATCCAAAAGCTTGAGATTTCTGTTGATTCAGTGAAACCTCCGTGCCTTAGTGATAAGGAAAGTGTCTCTCCTTTAAATGGTAAGCACCATTCTCTTCATCAGATGAGAAATGGAGAGGTTTTAAATGGTAACGGGGTGGGTAAACAGCATGTTGGTCATGAAGACATGCATCTCCATAACTCGGGTCATTGTGTTTCTGGCACTCGGAATAGGCTGTCTGACCTCTCAGGCGATTACGAAAGTCAGCTTACCAGTTTGCGATTTGGGCGTTTTTGGTTTGAGTGTGTCCAAAATGGTCTTTTCTTTCCAGTATCACCTCCTGGGCTGTCTCAGGGGCCAAACAACAATTCATGGGATGTAATTCGGCATGCTGTGCCATATAGGCAGAATGGGCCTCCTTCAGTAAACACCAATGGAGTTGCTCCGAGACAGGTTTTCTTTCATGTGAACCCTCAGATGATTCCAGGTACTGGTTTTGGTATGGAGGAATTACCTAAGCCAAGAGGAACTGGAACATACTTCCCCAATGCG CACCATTACAGGGATAGACCGTTCTCACCAAGAGCAAGAATGTCACACCAAGTTAGGTCGCCTCGTAACAATGGCCGAGGCATGCTACATGCACACTCAGAAATGAATTTTCCTGACAGAAACACCCGTGAGAGACAGCTTCATCATCCGAACCAAACAAATGGTTCATGTGATATGAGTCAACCTGATTCACTTGAAAGCATTCCTGATACCAATGGCTCTGCGAATCATCCATATGAAAAGGCTCCGGATTTTAGGCCTACGGAGCCTCTACCAGTGGAAGTAGTCAGCCCTCCTGAGGGCAGCAAGCAAAGAGATAGCATTGGAGGTCATCATAATCGGCGTCCCAAATCTATACCCTCCCCTCCACAGGAAGATCG TAATGTACATGTAGGGTAA